The Streptomyces laurentii genome contains a region encoding:
- a CDS encoding major facilitator superfamily MFS_1 (Major facilitator superfamily MFS_1 [Streptomyces fulvissimus DSM40593];~The Major Facilitator Superfamily (MFS) isa large and diverse group of secondary transporters that includes uniporters, symporters, and antiporters. MFS proteins facilitate the transport across cytoplasmic or internal membranes of a variety of...; cd06174;~UniProt-pubmed:20624727; UniProt-pubmed:21463507; UniProt-pubmed:18375553; UniProt-pubmed:20581206; UniProt-pubmed:12000953; integral membrane transport protein; UniProt-pubmed:20064060;~enterobactin exporter EntS; Provisional;~identified by MetaGeneAnnotator; putative;~putative substrate translocation pore), which produces MRRLAALLPDLAPWRASADFRLLLVQGTITVFASFMALIALPLQIKELTGSPFAVGAMGAVELVPLVVFGLYGGALADAVDRRKVIVATEAGLGLLALILLLNALLPHPLLWPLYVVAAAVSALTGLQRPALDSLLARIVPHEQQTAAAALNSLRWQVGSIAGPALAGLVVAYAGHAAAYGVTVAGYLVSVLLCRGLSPAPAAHDADKPSLRGIAEGARYAWSRPVLLGTYAIDLAAMFFAFPNTIFPFLADELHAEWSLGLMYAAGAVGSLVLGVTSGWTSRVRRHGLLVVAGATVWGAAIAAAGWFGNVWLVLLCLAVAGAGDMLSGLGRATIWNQTIPEELRGRLAGIELLSYSVGPQLGQVRAGSLAGWTGTRASIWSGGLACVASVGLLCLTLPKLLAYDAETDADALARKAQQEAAAATA; this is translated from the coding sequence ATCACCGTCTTCGCGTCCTTCATGGCGCTGATCGCACTGCCGCTCCAGATCAAGGAACTGACCGGCTCCCCCTTCGCCGTCGGCGCGATGGGCGCCGTGGAGCTGGTCCCGCTGGTGGTCTTCGGGCTGTACGGCGGGGCGCTCGCGGACGCCGTCGACCGGCGCAAGGTGATCGTGGCGACGGAGGCGGGCCTCGGGCTCCTCGCCCTGATCCTGCTGCTGAACGCGCTGCTCCCGCACCCCCTGCTGTGGCCGCTGTACGTGGTCGCGGCCGCCGTGTCGGCGCTCACCGGGCTCCAGCGGCCGGCGCTCGACTCGCTGCTCGCCCGGATCGTTCCGCACGAGCAGCAGACCGCGGCGGCCGCGCTCAACTCGCTGCGCTGGCAGGTCGGTTCGATCGCGGGCCCGGCGCTCGCGGGCCTGGTGGTGGCGTACGCGGGGCACGCCGCCGCGTACGGGGTGACCGTGGCCGGCTATCTGGTGTCGGTGCTGCTGTGCCGGGGGCTCTCGCCCGCGCCGGCCGCGCACGACGCCGACAAGCCGTCGCTGCGCGGGATCGCCGAGGGCGCGCGGTACGCGTGGTCGCGGCCGGTGCTGCTCGGCACGTACGCGATCGACCTGGCGGCGATGTTCTTCGCGTTCCCGAACACGATCTTCCCGTTCCTGGCGGACGAGCTGCACGCCGAGTGGTCGCTCGGCCTCATGTACGCGGCCGGCGCGGTGGGCTCGCTGGTGCTCGGGGTGACCAGCGGCTGGACCTCGCGGGTCCGGCGGCACGGGCTCCTGGTGGTGGCCGGGGCGACCGTCTGGGGCGCGGCCATCGCGGCGGCCGGCTGGTTCGGGAACGTGTGGCTGGTGCTGCTGTGCCTGGCGGTCGCGGGCGCCGGCGACATGCTGAGCGGGCTCGGCCGGGCCACGATCTGGAACCAGACCATCCCGGAGGAGCTGCGCGGCCGGCTCGCGGGCATCGAGCTCCTCTCGTACAGCGTCGGCCCGCAGCTGGGGCAGGTCCGGGCGGGCTCCCTGGCCGGCTGGACGGGCACCCGGGCGTCGATCTGGTCGGGCGGTCTGGCGTGCGTGGCGTCGGTGGGGCTGCTGTGCCTCACGCTGCCGAAGCTGCTCGCGTACGACGCGGAGACGGACGCGGACGCGCTGGCCCGCAAGGCGCAGCAGGAGGCGGCCGCGGCCACCGCGTGA
- a CDS encoding hypothetical protein (identified by MetaGeneAnnotator; putative;~predicted protein [Streptomyces viridochromogenes DSM40736]) — protein MTVLVLRLAGACLTGAMAAIHLRLWADGYRELAAIGPLFLLNGILGGLLALTLLAAPARLLRPVAGLTAAFVAGTLGALFLSLTVGLFGFTESWRAEFVTAAVVVEAAAVAVLTALAVAARHRPR, from the coding sequence GTGACCGTGCTCGTCCTGCGTCTCGCCGGCGCGTGCCTCACGGGCGCCATGGCCGCCATCCATCTGCGCCTGTGGGCCGACGGCTACCGGGAGCTCGCCGCCATCGGCCCGCTCTTCCTGCTGAACGGGATCCTCGGCGGTCTGCTCGCACTCACCCTGCTCGCCGCCCCGGCCCGGCTGCTCCGGCCGGTCGCCGGCCTCACCGCGGCCTTCGTCGCGGGCACGCTGGGCGCGCTGTTCCTGAGCCTGACCGTCGGCCTGTTCGGGTTCACCGAGTCCTGGCGGGCCGAGTTCGTCACCGCGGCCGTCGTCGTCGAGGCGGCGGCCGTCGCCGTGCTGACGGCCCTGGCGGTGGCCGCGCGCCACCGCCCCCGTTGA
- a CDS encoding hypothetical protein (identified by MetaGeneAnnotator; putative;~sequence version:1): MKDTIHTLLPNTRRRMVFGLTAAGMTALLAACGANNGSGGTTTTTPPPSAAAGTPVAAKLVDFHITLSTHRFTAGPYTFTAKNDGKTEHALEVEGNGADHRTPGIMPGHSATLTVNLKSGTYEVYCPIDGHKELGMKTDITVGAAHAAVNKAPEHSPAQTPAPSNGY, encoded by the coding sequence ATGAAGGACACCATCCACACCCTCCTCCCGAACACCCGGCGGCGCATGGTCTTCGGCCTCACCGCCGCGGGCATGACCGCCCTGCTCGCCGCCTGCGGAGCGAACAACGGCAGCGGCGGCACCACGACCACCACCCCGCCGCCGTCCGCGGCCGCCGGGACCCCGGTCGCGGCGAAGCTCGTCGACTTCCACATCACGCTCTCGACGCACCGGTTCACGGCCGGCCCGTACACCTTCACCGCCAAGAACGACGGCAAGACCGAGCACGCCCTGGAGGTCGAGGGCAACGGTGCCGACCACCGCACCCCGGGGATCATGCCGGGGCACTCGGCGACCCTCACCGTGAACCTGAAGTCCGGCACGTACGAGGTCTACTGCCCGATCGACGGGCACAAGGAGCTCGGTATGAAGACGGACATCACGGTCGGCGCCGCGCACGCCGCGGTGAACAAGGCCCCGGAGCACAGCCCGGCCCAGACCCCGGCGCCGAGCAATGGCTACTGA
- a CDS encoding RNA polymerase (Helix-turn-helix XRE-family like proteins. Prokaryotic DNA binding proteins belonging to the xenobiotic response element family of transcriptional regulators; cl15761;~RNA polymerase [Streptomyces viridochromogenes DSM40736];~RNA polymerase sigma factor; Provisional;~Sigma-70 region 2; pfam04542;~identified by MetaGeneAnnotator; putative), which translates to MRHTSPPFGPLGRTSDEALLSGLPTGDPEIAVAFVRRFQRAVFGVAVAVVGDPQLAEDIAQQTFERAWRHAQMYDPRRGSVRTWLTAIAHHLAVDAIRARRASPVAPEDLDALLGVVTDTPERRALADDSAARVRRAVAELPREQARALVMAGIYGMTAREVAGAEDIPLGTAKTRIRTGTLKVRALLEPDEQPEGRWRT; encoded by the coding sequence ATGCGGCACACCAGCCCACCGTTCGGTCCGCTGGGGCGGACCAGCGACGAAGCCCTGCTCTCCGGGCTGCCGACGGGCGACCCCGAGATCGCGGTGGCCTTCGTGCGCCGTTTCCAGCGGGCGGTCTTCGGTGTGGCGGTGGCCGTCGTGGGCGATCCGCAGCTCGCCGAGGACATCGCCCAGCAGACCTTCGAGCGGGCCTGGCGGCACGCCCAGATGTACGACCCGCGGCGCGGTTCGGTACGGACCTGGCTGACGGCCATCGCCCACCACCTGGCCGTCGACGCGATCCGTGCCCGGCGGGCCAGCCCGGTCGCCCCGGAGGACCTGGACGCGCTGCTCGGCGTCGTCACCGACACCCCCGAACGGCGCGCGCTCGCCGACGACAGCGCGGCGCGGGTCCGGCGGGCGGTGGCGGAGCTGCCCCGGGAACAGGCCCGGGCGCTGGTGATGGCCGGGATCTACGGGATGACCGCGCGGGAGGTCGCCGGTGCGGAGGACATCCCGCTCGGCACGGCCAAGACCCGCATCCGGACGGGAACGCTCAAGGTCCGGGCCCTCCTGGAGCCCGATGAGCAGCCCGAGGGGAGGTGGCGGACATGA
- a CDS encoding hypothetical protein (identified by MetaGeneAnnotator; putative;~predicted protein [Streptomyces viridochromogenes DSM40736]), translated as MTGNGNGNGSERGRGPACARLRELDAELALGALPARERAEAVAHLDRCPDCREYVERLNAVGDGLLALLPEAEPPVGFESRVVRALGVAPEASEAPGAEAPARAPAHPSRTRLRARRLRLAAAGAAAAVACAFGGWAVGTAVEGPAAVVAQRVPAALHEAALVAPGGGHEVGRIYAHPAGAGATGWVYMTVELPGAGAGPVRCVLVRADGSTVPVGSFRLHDGYGYWGAPAGTDPASATGARLLAPDGTVLATARFPGG; from the coding sequence ATGACCGGGAACGGGAACGGGAACGGGAGCGAGCGCGGTCGCGGCCCCGCGTGCGCGCGGCTGCGCGAGCTCGACGCGGAGCTGGCGCTCGGCGCCCTGCCGGCCCGGGAGCGGGCCGAGGCCGTCGCCCATCTGGACCGCTGCCCGGACTGCCGGGAGTACGTGGAGCGGCTGAACGCCGTCGGCGACGGGCTGCTCGCACTGCTGCCGGAGGCCGAGCCTCCGGTCGGGTTCGAGAGCCGGGTGGTACGGGCGCTGGGCGTGGCCCCGGAGGCGTCGGAGGCCCCCGGGGCCGAGGCCCCGGCCCGGGCCCCGGCTCACCCGTCCCGGACCCGGCTGCGGGCCCGGCGGCTGCGGCTCGCGGCGGCCGGCGCGGCCGCGGCGGTGGCCTGCGCGTTCGGCGGCTGGGCGGTCGGCACCGCGGTGGAGGGCCCGGCCGCGGTGGTGGCCCAGCGGGTGCCGGCGGCCCTGCACGAGGCGGCCCTGGTCGCCCCGGGCGGCGGCCACGAGGTGGGCCGGATCTACGCCCATCCGGCCGGCGCGGGCGCCACAGGCTGGGTCTACATGACGGTCGAGCTGCCCGGCGCGGGCGCGGGCCCGGTGCGCTGCGTGCTCGTCCGGGCCGACGGGTCCACGGTGCCGGTGGGCTCGTTCCGGCTCCACGACGGCTACGGCTACTGGGGCGCGCCGGCCGGGACCGACCCGGCGTCGGCGACCGGCGCCCGGCTGCTGGCCCCGGACGGCACGGTCCTGGCCACCGCGCGATTCCCCGGCGGCTAG
- a CDS encoding hypothetical protein (Hypothetical protein XNR_4619 [Streptomyces albus J1074];~identified by MetaGeneAnnotator; putative), translating to MALFKKRTVGKPGEWYYCLEHKKVEEGPECPAKNRFGPYAGREEAAHAMESAKERNLEWDTDPRWHDKAGKGDEEPGD from the coding sequence ATGGCCCTGTTCAAGAAGCGCACGGTCGGCAAGCCGGGCGAGTGGTACTACTGCCTGGAGCACAAGAAGGTCGAGGAAGGGCCCGAGTGCCCGGCCAAGAACCGCTTCGGCCCCTACGCCGGCCGTGAGGAGGCCGCCCACGCCATGGAGAGCGCGAAGGAACGCAACCTGGAATGGGACACGGACCCCCGCTGGCACGACAAGGCGGGCAAGGGCGACGAAGAGCCGGGCGACTGA
- a CDS encoding methionine aminopeptidase (Methionine Aminopeptidase 1. E.C. 3.4.11.18. Also knownas methionyl aminopeptidase and Peptidase M. Catalyzes release of N-terminal amino acids, preferentially methionine, from peptides and arylamides; cd01086;~catalyzes the removal of N-terminal amino acids from peptides and arylamides; generally Co(II) however activity has been shown for some methionine aminopeptidases with Zn, Fe, or Mnin Bacillus subtilis the protein in this cluster is considered non-essential;~identified by MetaGeneAnnotator; putative;~methionine aminopeptidase [Mycobacterium tuberculosis F11]), with product MSGQSLLVPGELSPHRAVPGSIRRPEYVGKPAPAPYTGPEVQDADTIERMRIAGRLAAQAMEEAAKIIAPGVTTDELDRVAHEFLCDHGAYPSTLGYRGFPKSLCTSVNEVICHGIPDSTVLKDGDIVNLDVTAYIGGVHGDNNATYLCGDVDEESRLLVERTRESLNRAIKAVRPGRQINIIGRVIESYAKRFGYGVVRDFTGHGISTAFHSGLIVPHYDSPHHTTVIKTGMTFTIEPMLTLGSHDYDLWDDGWTVVTKDRKRTAQFEHTLVVTETGAEILTLP from the coding sequence ATGTCTGGCCAGTCGCTTCTCGTACCGGGGGAGCTGTCCCCCCACCGTGCCGTTCCGGGGTCCATCCGCCGCCCCGAGTACGTCGGCAAGCCCGCGCCCGCTCCGTACACCGGACCCGAGGTGCAGGACGCCGACACCATCGAGCGGATGCGGATCGCCGGCCGCCTCGCCGCACAGGCGATGGAGGAGGCCGCGAAGATCATCGCCCCGGGTGTCACCACCGACGAGCTGGACCGGGTGGCGCACGAGTTCCTGTGCGACCACGGGGCCTATCCGTCGACGCTCGGCTACCGCGGCTTCCCGAAGTCGCTGTGCACCTCGGTCAACGAGGTCATCTGCCACGGCATCCCCGACTCGACCGTCCTGAAGGACGGCGACATCGTCAACCTCGACGTCACCGCGTACATCGGCGGGGTGCACGGCGACAACAACGCCACCTACCTGTGCGGCGACGTCGACGAGGAGTCGCGGCTGCTCGTCGAGCGGACCCGGGAATCGCTGAACCGGGCCATCAAGGCGGTCCGGCCGGGCCGCCAGATCAACATCATCGGCCGGGTCATCGAGTCGTACGCCAAGCGCTTCGGCTACGGCGTCGTGCGCGACTTCACCGGGCACGGCATCAGCACGGCGTTCCACTCGGGCCTGATCGTGCCGCACTACGACTCGCCGCACCACACCACGGTGATCAAGACGGGCATGACCTTCACCATCGAGCCGATGCTGACCCTCGGCAGCCACGACTACGACCTGTGGGACGACGGCTGGACCGTGGTGACCAAGGACCGGAAGCGGACCGCGCAGTTCGAGCACACCCTGGTGGTGACGGAGACCGGGGCGGAGATCCTCACCTTGCCGTGA
- a CDS encoding hypothetical protein (identified by MetaGeneAnnotator; putative;~sequence version:1): MNPDVSASVCCSCEAVRMSVEKGVVKTCLRDRRGRRTTVIVPTRAVPGQPVPDNLSVKTLPLGRITAR; this comes from the coding sequence ATGAACCCCGACGTCTCGGCCTCCGTGTGCTGCTCGTGCGAGGCCGTGCGGATGAGCGTCGAGAAGGGCGTGGTCAAGACGTGCCTCCGGGACCGTAGGGGTCGAAGAACCACCGTGATCGTGCCGACTCGGGCCGTCCCCGGTCAACCGGTTCCCGACAACCTGTCGGTAAAAACGCTACCCCTCGGCCGGATCACGGCAAGGTGA
- a CDS encoding heme oxygenase (Heme oxygenase catalyzes the rate limiting step in the degradation of heme to bilirubin, it is essential for recycling of iron from heme. Heme is used as a substrate and cofactor for its own degradation to biliverdin, iron, and carbon monoxide. This...; cd00232;~heme binding pocket [chemical binding];~heme ligand [chemical binding];~heme oxygenase [Streptomyces cattleya NRRL 8057 = DSM46488];~identified by MetaGeneAnnotator; putative) codes for MTTPFSTLIRTASHEQHTEAETSGFMTDLLGGRLGVDAYTRYTEQLWFVYRALEDGAGALRPDPVAGPFVQPELFRTEALERDLAHLRGADWRAGVSALPATRAYAARIAECARDWPGGYVAHHYTRYLGDLSGGQIIRDRAERAWGFARKGDGVRFYVFDAIPNPAAFKRAYRELLDAVAADELEKRRIVDECKRAFDFNGAMFRELSGEFSLSA; via the coding sequence TTGACCACGCCCTTCTCGACGCTCATCCGCACGGCCTCGCACGAGCAGCACACGGAGGCCGAGACGTCGGGGTTCATGACCGACCTCCTCGGCGGCCGCCTCGGTGTCGACGCGTACACGCGCTACACGGAGCAGCTCTGGTTCGTCTACCGGGCGCTGGAGGACGGCGCCGGGGCCCTGCGGCCCGATCCGGTCGCGGGCCCCTTCGTCCAGCCGGAGCTGTTCCGTACGGAGGCGCTGGAGCGGGATCTCGCGCATCTGCGCGGGGCCGACTGGCGGGCCGGGGTCTCGGCGCTGCCGGCCACCCGGGCGTACGCGGCGCGGATCGCCGAGTGCGCCCGCGACTGGCCGGGCGGGTACGTGGCCCATCACTACACCCGCTACCTGGGCGACCTGTCCGGCGGCCAGATCATCCGCGACCGGGCGGAGCGCGCCTGGGGCTTCGCGCGCAAGGGCGACGGGGTGCGGTTCTACGTCTTCGACGCGATCCCGAACCCGGCCGCCTTCAAGCGGGCCTACCGGGAACTGCTCGACGCCGTCGCCGCCGACGAGCTGGAGAAGCGGCGGATCGTCGACGAGTGCAAGCGGGCGTTCGACTTCAACGGGGCGATGTTCCGGGAGCTGTCGGGCGAGTTCTCGCTGAGCGCCTGA
- a CDS encoding phenazine biosynthesis protein phzF (Phenazine biosynthesis protein PhzF [Streptomyces venezuelae ATCC10712];~Predicted epimerase, PhzC/PhzF homolog [General function prediction only];~identified by MetaGeneAnnotator; putative) translates to MPGMDTTATAHGARRPAGTATAAGTDIDILRVFCTADGRNGNRLGVVREGRAYPDEASRQALAKELGFSETVFVDDPERGNVDIYTPGTRLPFAGHPLVGAAWLLDLEVVRPPAGEVWVRGDGEFTWIEARAEWAPPRTLRRYATAEEVEGLDVPEPGEWIYAWAWEDESAGRIRARGFPGRGDGVDEDEATGAAALLLTAELGRALNIVQGRGSQMLTAPGPDGVVELGGRVRLEGTLTR, encoded by the coding sequence ATGCCGGGCATGGACACGACCGCGACCGCTCACGGGGCCCGCCGCCCCGCCGGTACCGCCACCGCTGCCGGTACCGACATCGACATCCTGCGGGTCTTCTGCACGGCCGACGGCCGGAACGGCAACCGGCTCGGCGTCGTACGCGAGGGGCGCGCGTACCCCGACGAGGCGTCCCGGCAGGCGCTCGCCAAGGAGCTGGGCTTCAGCGAGACCGTGTTCGTGGACGACCCGGAGCGCGGGAACGTCGACATCTACACCCCGGGCACCCGGCTGCCCTTCGCCGGCCATCCGCTCGTCGGCGCCGCCTGGCTGCTCGACCTGGAAGTCGTCCGCCCGCCCGCCGGAGAGGTGTGGGTCCGCGGCGACGGCGAGTTCACCTGGATCGAGGCGCGCGCGGAGTGGGCGCCGCCGCGCACGCTCCGGCGGTACGCGACGGCCGAGGAGGTCGAGGGCCTCGACGTCCCGGAGCCGGGGGAGTGGATCTACGCCTGGGCCTGGGAGGACGAGTCCGCCGGCCGGATCCGCGCCCGGGGCTTCCCGGGGCGCGGGGACGGCGTCGACGAGGACGAGGCCACCGGCGCGGCGGCCCTGCTGCTCACCGCCGAGCTGGGCCGGGCGCTCAACATCGTCCAGGGCCGGGGCTCGCAGATGCTCACGGCTCCCGGCCCGGACGGCGTCGTCGAACTGGGCGGCCGGGTCCGCCTCGAAGGCACCCTGACCCGCTGA
- a CDS encoding ferrous iron transport periplasmic protein EfeO (Cupredoxin-like domain; cl17234;~Ferrous iron transport periplasmic protein EfeO,con tains peptidase-M75 domain and (frequently) cupredoxin domain [Streptomyces venezuelae ATCC10712];~Imelysin; pfam09375;~Predicted periplasmic lipoprotein involved in iron transport [Inorganicion transportand metabolism];~identified by MetaGeneAnnotator; putative) — translation MEPRMRAVRLSVVTAAATAATLAAVTGCAQKSDAKGGEGAIQVIAKDDSCEVAKKDFPAGHVTLNVENRGGKVTEVYVLYPDDRIVAERENIGPGTKATITAEIKAGDYEIACKPGMKGDGIRQKVTVTGGKATAKRSPEMDAAVAGYRQYVQAQADETLPKVKVFTDAVRAGDVEAAKKAYAESRIGWERTEPVAESFGDIDPKVDVREDGLEAGQDPVKDWTGWHRLEKALWQDKKIGDREKQLADLLDKDLADWVKRVGTADITPTSMANGAKELLDEVATGKVTGEEERYSHTDLVDFKGNVEGAQKSFDLLKPVAQKNDPALVTELDKQFGALNELLDTYRADKTGYAFTSYEKVSKEQRKELSDAVNALAEPLSKLAAAVVK, via the coding sequence GTGGAGCCCCGCATGCGAGCCGTCCGTCTCTCCGTCGTCACCGCCGCCGCGACCGCGGCGACCCTGGCCGCCGTCACCGGCTGCGCCCAGAAAAGCGACGCCAAGGGTGGCGAGGGCGCGATCCAGGTGATCGCCAAGGACGACTCCTGCGAGGTCGCGAAGAAGGACTTCCCGGCCGGTCACGTCACGCTGAACGTGGAGAACCGCGGCGGTAAGGTCACCGAGGTCTACGTCCTCTACCCGGACGACCGCATCGTGGCCGAGCGCGAGAACATCGGCCCCGGCACCAAGGCCACCATCACCGCCGAGATCAAGGCCGGCGACTACGAGATCGCCTGCAAGCCCGGCATGAAGGGCGACGGCATCCGCCAGAAGGTCACCGTCACCGGCGGCAAGGCCACGGCCAAGCGCTCCCCCGAGATGGACGCCGCCGTCGCCGGCTACCGCCAGTACGTGCAGGCGCAGGCCGACGAGACGCTGCCCAAGGTGAAGGTGTTCACCGACGCCGTCCGGGCCGGTGACGTCGAGGCCGCGAAGAAGGCGTACGCCGAGTCCCGCATCGGCTGGGAGCGCACCGAGCCGGTCGCCGAGTCCTTCGGCGACATCGACCCGAAGGTCGACGTCCGTGAGGACGGCCTGGAGGCCGGCCAGGACCCGGTGAAGGACTGGACCGGCTGGCACCGCCTGGAGAAGGCGCTGTGGCAGGACAAGAAGATCGGCGACCGCGAGAAGCAGCTCGCCGACCTCCTCGACAAGGACCTCGCCGACTGGGTGAAGCGGGTCGGCACGGCCGACATCACCCCGACCTCCATGGCCAACGGCGCCAAGGAGCTGCTCGACGAGGTCGCCACCGGCAAGGTCACCGGCGAGGAGGAGCGCTACTCGCACACCGACCTCGTCGACTTCAAGGGCAACGTCGAGGGCGCGCAGAAGTCCTTCGACCTGCTGAAGCCGGTCGCGCAGAAGAACGACCCCGCGCTGGTCACCGAGCTGGACAAGCAGTTCGGGGCCCTGAACGAGCTGCTCGACACCTACCGCGCGGACAAGACCGGCTACGCCTTCACCTCGTACGAGAAGGTCTCCAAGGAGCAGCGCAAGGAGCTGTCGGACGCCGTCAACGCGCTGGCGGAGCCGCTCTCCAAGCTCGCCGCGGCGGTCGTGAAGTAA